The sequence GACCTTAGGGGAGAGGGCCTGGACCTCGGTGGGGCCCTGGACCTTAGGGGAGAGGGCTTGGACCTTGgtggggccctggaccttgaggggccctaggcggccgcctagtctacctacgcccagggccggccctatcCACAGTTAACGAAGACCCCATCATTCTGCCATAATTAGAAATCCCCTGAGAGGACCCTgaaccttggggggccctaggtctacctaggcccagggccggccctgattaCTATACAATATTTGctaatattttctattcttaAAAAATGGAATGCATCCATTGGGAATGGTACCCACAACCTTTGGGTTTGTAGTCCGTTACCTTACCAACTTCGCCACCGTCGAACAGGATCTCCTTCTCCTTCCATGCGTCCTTGAATGCCACGTGGGTCGTCGATTACAGGCGCCACAAATCCAATAGCTCCGATAACTGAAAGAATAGAAAGGGATTAATGAAAATTCCACATAGCATTTACACTATCactatcatttttaatttcatccttGTGATAAGTATTATTACATACACAAAATATGATTTTAATATGGCTTTAAATTCATGATGAACCTTCGTCTGGTGTTTGCAGGAAAGGCGATCGTTTCGCGTCATTTCTGCACATTTTTCACGACCTCAGCAGTCGTGAAATCTTGATGAGGAATCAAAAGTGCAAGTAGTATTAAACGCAGGCTTACGTATCGCACGCAACGATGATCACGTGAAACGATCCATCCAGAGTGATCTCTTAGCAATCACAAAACAAACAGCAGTTATGAAACAACAGGTAAATGGAAGAACATCATCCGAGAGCAAATATAATTTCCACATGAGAGATAGTAACaaagaatgtttaaaaaatgttagTATACGTAACCCGTGAAGTTGATTAATTTAATTGCTAATCTAAAAAGTATATCTATCTCCATTTCTCTTAGGGTGATAGCGAGATGACCCACAGGAAATGGAGGAAGTACTTCGAATGGGTGGACAAGGTGTCGGTGGAACCAACTATGTGGTTGTATATGATGGCGTTCATGATTACTTCGGTAGTGGAACAAGCATTCTTCGTTTACAAATCCTGTCGCGTTGATCATGGTTACTCCGAGGAGGTCTGTGCAAGATTGAACGACAACGAGACTATCAAAGCCAAAGTGCAGGTATTTTGCAACTTTTTACAAGTCTAACACAAGCATTCTTTaatgaataacaaaatattttctcgaGTACGCACTTGAGATAAAACACGACAAACAAGTAtcttagaaattatgtaatttcATTTTACTGCTGTTTATTTCTTTCCCAGAGATTCCTCTTATCGCAGTGGCAGGCaacgtaaattttcaaaagaaaaacacaGGGCCGGCCTAGGGCCctccaaggtccagggcccccataagacgattttgcatctaagaatgcaaatctaaattagttatacaagctttaattttaattttataaattttaattgagaTTCAtatatgtcatatatgtgaaggggcccctAGGActcccgaaatctcagggccggccttGTTGAAAGGccatattgcaattattctaaatttaaaattgcaattgtTAATGATGCTTTGAAaggcagggccggccctgggcctaggcagactagacGGCCGCCTacggccccccaaggtccagggcccccgtaagacgattttgcatctaagaatgcaaatctaaattagttatacaagctttaattttaattttataaattttaattgagattcatatatgtgaaggggcccctaggacccccgaaatctcagggccgactCTGTTGAAAGGccatattgcaattattctaaatttaaaattgcaattattaatgatgCTTTGAAAGGCAGGGCCGGCCCTAGACCTAGGCAGACGAGGCGGCCGCCTAgtgccccccaaggtccagggcccccataagacgattttgcatctaagaatgcaaatctaaattagttacacaagctttaattttaattttataaattttaattgaggTTCATATATGTGAATGGGCCCctaggacccccgaaatctcagggccggccctgttgaAAGGCCATGttgcaattattctaaatttaaaattgcaattgtTAATGATGCTTTGAAAGGCAGGGctggccctgggcctaggcagacaaggtccagggcccctaTAAGACAATTTtacgtctaagaatgcaagagtaatgtttacttgaatattaaggACACAGATTCCTTGTGTAGGAGGTCCCCctaggacccccgaaatctcagggccgaccCTGGGGAAATACAGTAtctaaaagataaataaatggTTCCAGGTGACCGTGTCGGAGTTCCACCAATGGAACAACATAGCCGGCCACGTGGTCCCTATAATACTGGCTCTGTTCTTTGGGAACTGGAGCGATCGGCGTGGACGAAAACTGCCAATGATTCTAGGCTTGCTGGGCAAGTTCGTTTATTCCTTTATGGTGGTAATCAATTCCATGGTGGATAGCTGGAATCTAAACACCGTGGTGTACACTGCTAGCCTCCCTATGGGGATGCTGGGCGGTGATGTAGCTATTTTCGGTAGCTGTTTTGCTTACATATCGGATATATCCTCGGTTCAACAGAGAACCCTTAGGATCACCATTTTGGACATCGTATATCTCAGCACTATGCCAACAGGTATgctttaaatttcatcaattttgaAGAATTCTATCAGAATCTAAGAAATTTTTATCTCTTTCAGGTGTGGCTCTAGGTTCCTACCTGTACACGAAGGTGGCTAACTCGTCCTACTCGATTATGTTTACAATCAACGCGAGCCTGTTAGCTCTAGCAATCATCTACTCGATAATTAGACTGAAATGGCAAACGTTGCCTCAGCAGCAGCCTCTTTCAGGAACCAATTTGTTGACAGACTTCTTCGATAAGAAACACGTCGTGGCGACGATGAAGACTATGACCAGGCGGAGGCCAAATCATGGGAAGCTTCGTCTGTGGCTTCTCTTAACTATCATGATGCTGTACACGTTCCAAAGGGACGAGAAACCCATGAGCTTTTTGTACACTCAGCTGAAGTTCAAGTGGGACGTGGCGAAATTCAGCGATTTTAAGACATTCCAGTCTACCACCTTCGTGCTAGGTCAGTTGTGTAGACTGAAGACGAGGAAAATTATCTATTAGAGATTTTGCGAGCTTCCATTATTAGCCAAGgaatggaatttgaaatttttataaaaacaggaatattcatctgaaatataatttccTATCAATTCAAGTGAAAGGTGGAATTCTCCTCTCTGAAAGAGAAACTTTCACTAGCATAGATTTCTCTGTGCCAACAAATATACTCTAATACCCGTTTCTATTTTAGCAATGTTAATTGGGGTACCAGTGATGAGCAAACTAATGGGGATAAAGGACACCATAATTGTGGCAATTGGAGCCATTGCTCATGCAGCAGGAAGGGTCTTATTTGTTTTAGCTAATGTACCAGAACTGTTTTACgttggtaattaaaatttaaacatacCAAAAAATGTCCTTCCAGAAGACTTTGTTGTAACAAATGAACTGCTCCGTTTTAGGTGCTGCTGTGGCTGCATTGGGTCCAGTTGTGGCTCCAGTATTAAGGTCGATGACCTCAAAACTGGTCCCTGTTGAAGAAAGAGGTacgtatttttaaaatacaatcatttgataaaatttacaaatgttaATTATTGCTTGCAGGCAAAGTATTCGCTATGTTATCAGTATGTGACAACGCTGTACCTTTATTCAGTGGAATTTTATACTCCCAACTTTATAACGCGACGATAAACACAGCACCAAGTTCCATTTATTGGCTCACATTCTTTACTCAAATATTGGTGCTGCTTCTCATCTTGTAAGTAAAACAGTACTTCAGAGAAATTTCCAGAGAATTTTAAGATACCTTTCTTTTcagaataattcatttttttatgagAAACGATCTCCAATTGGAGGAGCAGGAATTCACGAACACAGAAACTGACTGCCGGTCACTGTCTTCCACAGTGGAAACTGATAAATCAAACAGTAATGAAGAAAAATACTAAATACGCTCAATTTTATACTTAAGTTTTATAGTAGTATAAATTATATGGGCATCCTTCGAGGAACAGTGGCCAATCAGAACGCGCACAATTCGCGGGCTCAGACGCGATGGGTTTTCTCGCGCATGCGCGGCGACTTTAGCATTAGTATAGTAGAAGTTTCAATAAAATGGGGTACCTTAATCACCCtgcataattttgcaaaaattgttataatctgaTTGTGAAGAATTCACACTTTTCCTCTTCGGGGGTATAGGAAAGGGACGAGtactaaaataattgtaaataaaaactgACTAGTGACTAGGGCCCAGTCCGTAGTTGCGCCACCACATAGATACGTCCCTGTAAAACTCGCGCTTGATACTACGGCGGCTGCGCATGCGCGCCATCCGCATATGTGCTATGCGCATGCGCATTTTCCTCACTCGatgtcttttttttaaataattccaaaACTAAGCCTTGACAAGTATTTcgataaaggaaaaagttgttcagaatcatgccagctaccaccccttcaaggGATGTCCACCCCCTTAAAGGATTACAATAGTTTTAAGACGCTCGTTTATAAGGCGAAATACCAGGCTGTATTTTACCTAGATTTATCGTGTTGGAAAGAAACTTATtgttatattttgtataatatacaataatccttcaattttccttttaatttcaaacaattcctATCTAACAATCCTgtatgaaaatttcatattctGAATTAATGATCCATCAGAAAAGTTGCcaaaaaacaaatatatatagCAATTATTCTGTAACTCTAAATAAAGCACCAGTGACGTAAACTATAATTTTCTTGTGCGTTCAAAATGATCGTTCATGAATAAAAGATCAGTGAATGAATCACACAGATCTAtggtaattgttattaaatatgattGTTTTTCTCGCGAACGAAATCACGTCAGAGCAGAAGAAATTCgcgtccattttttttttactttatttttcatcTGGTTCGTGTGACGAATGAGAAACCGAGTATCAACTTTCGATGAAATAAATTGCTATTCAACGCGTGTGGAAGTGAAGCGTGTCAAGGACCTTGAATGATTGTTTACGGTTTAGAATTCTCAACGTACAGGTTTTCATCACGGTCCACCTTCGTTGGAAAACAGATTTTTCGTTGCATCGATTCCTTTGATACACGATATTGCTTTGGAATTTGACCAACGCGTTTACCGACATTTTGCGGAATATAAAACACAAATAAATTGTAACTCTActggaattttttcatttcaaaaaatCTGATCTCTCGGTAAAATCTTCATTGCGATTCAGCTGACCAAATTTCGCAAAAGTCTGCATTCCTCTGATCCCACAACAAGTAAGTCACGTTGCATAACTATCTCTATATCGTGTAACATTTATGTAACCACCTCCATCTCCAGATGAcgaaaagatttttaattaagcgTTACACGTATCTAAACAAACGTTACAGCTACAACAGAAAATGTTTATTCAATAgcaaattaaattcatatagacttataaaacttttggaatatagaaaatttagatTATAAAGGTTTAATACGATTCTCATCAcgtaaattactttaaaattCCAGTAGTTTGTGTTAGCTTTGTAACCCCTGTAGGTTCATCATTTATGTACTTTAATTAAACCCGATTGTACACTTCCAGAGTAGGTGTGATGGAATTAAATGTGGAATATTCCTTGCATACAAATTACAATTTCTAATTCATCCCTCTTGGCTTAACGATTTCCATGCTGTAGtaagtttcaaattttcttaAGCCTTCATTTCAACCCCTTCAACTCGAAATTCTATTTCATTCCTACGTTTAACCCTAtaattcctttttttgaaaCTCTGTCTCATATTCGAACATGATTAACTTCTCATCAAACCTCTTGAATTTTGACAAGATTATCTAATAATACTTGTATCTGAATCCCTTAATCGCTCGGAATCAATAATAAGCTTGTAACAGGTACGGTTTATTGGAGCAACAATCAACTCGACCATTTCGTTAAGCTGatattaattaaacgataaaaaGTTCATGATCACAGGAACACAGTTATCTCGTTAATCGTAAGTCAAACAATTCATCGATCATGTGAGCAGAAAATGGTCAAGTTTAATCATTCTCAAGTGCGTGTAATACACAATGACTCGGTAAACGGAAGAAATACAATCTAATTGATCAACAATCCTTTCATTCAGACTGATTCGGTTTACTGTTCGCATTATGCaacgaaattttaaatatctctgaaCAGGTGCCACTGATGGCGTTAGAAACCTTAAAGATTGTATAATAACTACAGTGGGTCCAAAAAGTATTTGTacatcatttaaaattggaccaaataacttgaggtttctcgagaagctatacaaattaatttaataagatatgtgctttcgtcgttttagaaaattacaatttgttgaaatcgtggaaaaaaatagtgaaggataatttttctacttttttatgtaAGCCTATaatggaaatttaaaatatgtctcgTAGGTTCAAATAAGTTGTGGGTATGCtaaaaattttagtaattaatttccgaaaatcgcgacttttcatcaggggcggccctgagatttcgggggtccgaggcgagctccaaaaaagggccccttcacatatatgacataacaaaaagtacctgaaataaaatttataaaattaacattaaagcttgtataactaattaatATTCCATTAGACGCAAAattgtcttatgggggccctggacctggTGGAGCCCTGGACCTGGGGGAGCCCTGGACCTTAGGGGGGTCCTGGACCTTaggggggccctggaccttagGGGGGCCCTGGACTTTGGAGGGCCCTGGACTTTGGAGGGCCCTGGACCTTGAAGGGGCCGTAAGCGGccacctagtctgcctaggcctagggccggccctgcttttcatctaaaaacataactagttatgttcttagatgaaaagccaagatttttgaaaattataattatttgtaacttctaagtgcattgaccaatcttgatgaaattttcagcatacacataacatacttaaatttataaatgtgatattttaagttttcattgcaaactcagataaaaaagttaaaaaattgccttttactatttttttcccaacgttgacaaattgtaattttttaaaacgacgaaAGCACAtatattagtaaattaatttgtatagcttctcaagGAACCTCAAGTCACTTGGTCCCATTTTAAACGAGGTACTCTGTTTTAAATGGTGTACAAATACTTTTTGGACCCACTGTATCTAAACATCATGTGAATGTGACTGGGATTTCCTCGAAGCATCATACGGGCAGTATATCTCTTATGACATTAACTATGACCTACATAAATGTCCACCTCTTAAAAACCGTCGGCTATAAAAGTCTGGAAACATTTTGCAAATGTAACCTGTCTGATCTCGACGATCTACCAACAGACGACTTTCAATCCAATTCTTCATCATGGTAACGAAATCACGtatatttctttctcctttaCTAAGTGTACTGTTTAGTAAGCAACGATTGTACGTTTTTAAAAGCAATCTTTACCAATAATAAGGGAAAGCAAATCGAACGATGGGAAAATAGTAGACACAGTTCCTTCTCGTTTATTGCAGAATTTCAAACGATTCGTTCAATCTGAACACTTCCTTACTGCTGAAAGATTGCTTCTCCATTTGCCGCAATTTGCATTATTAAAATGACCGTTGTAGCGCAGTTTGGCGGGCTTTGTAAAGTTGGCGAAGAGGGATTAAGAGGGAAGAAGCTTTGTGCAAGGAACTCGCGAACTTACTCGAACGTTGTTTGCTACTTTCAAGGCTCGAGCAACTTTGTAATTCCTTACACTTCCAGCGAAATCCTCCTTAATTGTGATTTTCAACATGCAATAGTACCTCGTGCTTCGTGTTAGCATATCATTTTGATTATTctaattcaaattcaaaaatcaagagattttttattattttacaattcaCAACTCATTATCAATTCAACTTCCGAGCTGTCCTTTTTAAACTTTGATCACGTGACCTTGGACGTCAGCGATTAGCTGTGTCGCTGGCTTAAACAGGACACCCCGGAAATTGAACGTTGGATCTTGAATCaattatatctcggaaacggaactgCACATTGCAATCTGGCGAAGGACTTAATGAAAAGATTATTCGTCAAGCTAATTGATTCTTAACCCCCCTTATTCCTATTCTTatcatataattataattatccaaAGGATTGGAATAATATAcatattctaaaatattcgcAGGAATCTTTAAGAAGAGTCTTTACCATCTTCATAGCAATCTTTTGCGTGTTTGCATCGATAATCGCTATCGAGGCAGCTACGCGCGCTGTTCCATCAGGGGCTATAACAGCGTATCCCATTCCTCAAAGGCCGCCGTATGCACCGCATCCTTGGGTCTATCCGAAGCCAACCACTCAATCCACTCCTCAATGAACATTTCTATCCAATTTAGTTGGAAAGATGGGAAGAATGCTGCAGATGTAATCCTTACTGCCGGGATTCGTTCTGTAATAATTACAAGCTTGCTGTAGTTTCGTAATAAGATATTGATTTAGCATGTTTTTGTCATTGAAATTCTCTGTACAGAATTACGCAGCACGACGCGAACGTTGTGAATCCTATTTTTAACCAAAGATTTAATGTTTTATGATTAAACacacattatatatattttgtggCAATATTAaggatattataaataaaacatgcTTACCGTATTTCTATTTATgtcgtattttatattttgtcttCCTCAATCCTACGATTCAAAAAAGCCGTTAAACAAAATGGCGTCCTCTTCAGGGACTTTTAAACAGTTGGCGTCATTTGAAAATCAAGTAacagaaattgaagaaaaatatatttttatatttattttccattgATTCTACGATCTTTTATGTAAAAAGAATACGAAAAAATGATACTTTTTTGCAAATTAACAATTCAGTTGCTAACTGCAATATCGAAAAACCTCACCACGAAATAAAAGGTGACATCTAGTAAAATATTCCACTTACCTGTTCAATTTCCGCACAGACGATACTCGAACttacattaaatattattaaataacaatatcttttacctttaattaatttaataaacgaaaaatcttcaaaagcTTCCTCCACCTGCACCCACGTCCAGCCGGTACCCGTTTCCAAAATGGAATACCTCAAGAAAGCCGTTAAATCCCTAGTCAAATATCATTCGCTAGAGAACATTTTTTTGATTGAGAATTAAACTCAAGGTGTAACAATTCCtcataaaagataaataaatcgataattatacatgtattaaaaaacaaatttaaatatattttataatatagttGGAAAGATGCAACTATCAAGATCAACGTAGTTAATGCGTAGCAACAATGTAGAAAGAAATGTCGGTTGCAATTAAACCCCGTGGAAATTGTCATCCTTTTTTTAATGAAGTGcaaaataaaagtttcaaaaaactaaattaattttaaggTAAGCCATTTCACAATacataaaacgtaaattttaAGATTACATGATCGTTCGAATCGATCGAAATACGAATCGATGAATGGGTTAAAGACGCCGACCATACTTCACAAATAtgtctttattatttattcataaatcACATTCATACgtttatacatagaaaaattaaacgtGCAAAATATATAGAATACGTGTATTTGTCGAATAACGATAGAAAAAAGAACTAGATATTAATAGGAACATTTTTCAGATACTACGTTCGAAAACTACGGTTGCACGAATTATACTTATGGAATCTTCACTATTTCACAAAAGAAAACAAGAGGGACACTTCAAGGAGGTAcaagtattttattaatcatcCCAGCGATTGACAAATATTCATGGAAATATATAGTTTATTTTGCAACATGTTTTTATCTCCTTTTTGTTGTAGATAAACAATGTTACTCGTACGAGCTCGCGATTGATGAGCAAAGAAAATGAATCAGTCATCAATCATGACTGAATAAGAAATGAATGTTTCCCGATTTCTTATCTCCGGGGGTAATTTCTAAGATATACGCTTGCCACGTAATTCCACAATTTCCTAGATATATAAAACATATCAAACATTTACATGAATGTATCATCAATTATGAACTGTTTTCTTTCAGTAACACGACGCACGATAACACGATGCGAGGCGCAAAGAGATTCTGCGACAGCATCCATGCAATGTATGTTTTGccgtgtttatttatttattcagcctGTGACGAATCCTCGGTATAATTGAAATCATGGTCCTTCTCGAAATATCAACACACGTTGTCCATATTGTGACATGGCGAACTCGCTACAAAGTTGCGCAATACACGAGACACGTAAACCTCTTGTGAAAAACTTTAACCTGTACGTGGCGGGTTACTGCCGCATCGACCGAGCAACCTGTTAAAATGGGTCTTTAACCTTTGCATACACAGTTCCATTCAAAAATGATGTTCATTATTTCAATCTTCTTCAGATTAAAATTCTAAACAGATTCATGTAAACTTGAACTTGTAACATTGATGCACGCTGATTAATGTAAAGTCTGAATTATACacatagaaatataatataacagaAAACGACAATATTCAAGTTACATAAATTTGAATTGAACTTTGACTCTTTATGTAACATAAATGTATGCAAGTTATAATCTTTCATATGTGACTAGCATTATTCATAAATGATTCAATATTCTTGTAGAAGAATTTATTTATCTAGTGACTGTATGAAGCACAAGAATGAGACACTAAATATTCTATTAATTTGTTATTCTTGTTAGGTCCAACttttgaaaagaatttcaaTGCATCAACTTCCTattctattattaatttaaatagctGACACATGAGGCATATAAAAAAGACCTCTCtcaattcttttaatttcattaatttttcaaatgttaacATAAAGCATATAGAATGAGAtaatcaattatttaaatacatgAATATTTATTCAATCACAGGAAACtgtataaatacaaaattaaatctcATATTTATAAACATGGAACGTAATcataaataatcaattaaatccTGTCAcgtataatttcattaaactcCACCGCGTTTTCAAATCATTCTCCTTAACTACCGCTTATACAAAAGTTCTTTTGATCTACCGATCAAATAATAATCTTTATATAATGTTCTAGGAACGACGTAATTATCTCGCCAGCCTTCACAACCGGAAGAGGATCCGCTCCTGCAATTTGAACATCCAATATCCTTCCTGTCCACTGTGAATGACCCAAACAGGATCTATAAGAGCCGCGTCGATTCAAGGATCagcgttttttaattttaccttTGTACGTGCGTCTGAATTGTCAATGCGAATACAACAAGAAAATGACTAATAGCAGCTCTACTTTTTCTAGGTGACCTCCGGCAGACCACTCTACCCACGTGTTCACCTGGAATTTCCTTGGAAGCAACAAATAGCCttggaattttatttagaaaatagtCTTTGATGCATTGATGTTAAACGCGTAGTTACACACAATGTTCATagttttattgaaaatgtatAGAGAGACTGTATCGGTAAGTAGAAATGACATAATCGTTCATAGATCGTTCGAAGACAGAAGCCAGGAAAAATGAAAGTAAACGAGACAGGGAACTTCCACGCTGTCACTCTATAGCTCGTTCCACTTGAAAATCAAAGGAAGAATGATTCTTGAAAATGTAAACATTATAGGGAACCTTGGGCTGTGTTTCCAAATGGCACCCATAAAAATTGAGAACtaaggttcggtatataacctaaattgactactagaaaccga comes from Osmia lignaria lignaria isolate PbOS001 chromosome 8, iyOsmLign1, whole genome shotgun sequence and encodes:
- the LOC117608933 gene encoding putative peptidoglycan muropeptide transporter SLC46 isoform X2; the protein is MKQQGDSEMTHRKWRKYFEWVDKVSVEPTMWLYMMAFMITSVVEQAFFVYKSCRVDHGYSEEVCARLNDNETIKAKVQVTVSEFHQWNNIAGHVVPIILALFFGNWSDRRGRKLPMILGLLGKFVYSFMVVINSMVDSWNLNTVVYTASLPMGMLGGDVAIFGSCFAYISDISSVQQRTLRITILDIVYLSTMPTGVALGSYLYTKVANSSYSIMFTINASLLALAIIYSIIRLKWQTLPQQQPLSGTNLLTDFFDKKHVVATMKTMTRRRPNHGKLRLWLLLTIMMLYTFQRDEKPMSFLYTQLKFKWDVAKFSDFKTFQSTTFVLAMLIGVPVMSKLMGIKDTIIVAIGAIAHAAGRVLFVLANVPELFYVGAAVAALGPVVAPVLRSMTSKLVPVEERGKVFAMLSVCDNAVPLFSGILYSQLYNATINTAPSSIYWLTFFTQILVLLLILIIHFFMRNDLQLEEQEFTNTETDCRSLSSTVETDKSNSNEEKY
- the LOC117608933 gene encoding putative peptidoglycan muropeptide transporter SLC46 isoform X1 translates to MKQQVNGRTSSESKYNFHMRDSNKECLKNGDSEMTHRKWRKYFEWVDKVSVEPTMWLYMMAFMITSVVEQAFFVYKSCRVDHGYSEEVCARLNDNETIKAKVQVTVSEFHQWNNIAGHVVPIILALFFGNWSDRRGRKLPMILGLLGKFVYSFMVVINSMVDSWNLNTVVYTASLPMGMLGGDVAIFGSCFAYISDISSVQQRTLRITILDIVYLSTMPTGVALGSYLYTKVANSSYSIMFTINASLLALAIIYSIIRLKWQTLPQQQPLSGTNLLTDFFDKKHVVATMKTMTRRRPNHGKLRLWLLLTIMMLYTFQRDEKPMSFLYTQLKFKWDVAKFSDFKTFQSTTFVLAMLIGVPVMSKLMGIKDTIIVAIGAIAHAAGRVLFVLANVPELFYVGAAVAALGPVVAPVLRSMTSKLVPVEERGKVFAMLSVCDNAVPLFSGILYSQLYNATINTAPSSIYWLTFFTQILVLLLILIIHFFMRNDLQLEEQEFTNTETDCRSLSSTVETDKSNSNEEKY